A stretch of Sulfurimonas xiamenensis DNA encodes these proteins:
- a CDS encoding inorganic phosphate transporter — MEFHTVNKIQKQALKRSASDFTRLGFALFFMIGVLTYSFLSNGGVSNNLFLAVAALIGAYMAMNIGANDVANNVGPAVGSKALTLTTAIIIAATFEAAGALIAGGEVVKTIKNGIIDISAFQGDTNQFIWAMMAALLAAALWLNFATMMRAPVSTTHSIVGAVMGAGIAAAGFNIVDWGTMGSIAASWVISPVLGGIIAALFLFAIKKSIVFKEDKVQAAKTYVPIFVAIMSLAFVTYLILKGIKRIWPNILEFLNTLPMISLEVTKKPTFAVALTAGFIVAIFVYILVKKRINSSTTVLENTKDSVNTLFTIPLIFSAALLSFAHGANDVANAIGPLAAINDAVVNGGVTSDASIPLWVMGVGALGISLGLALYGPKLIKTVGSEITDLDQIRAFSIAMAASLTVILASQLGLPVSSTHIAIGGVFGVGFLREWLHIKDEKNRTIEEDILTIEDERLNKDAYEYELKELLDKSEKLQNDYVRIAELYKLIENEKKIIKSTKKSIKKAKKIQYVRRDAVKKIVAAWLITVPAAAILAGLLFFTIKGIMI; from the coding sequence ATGGAATTTCACACCGTAAACAAAATTCAAAAACAGGCACTTAAAAGGAGTGCTTCGGATTTTACAAGATTGGGCTTTGCTCTATTTTTTATGATAGGTGTTTTAACATACAGCTTTTTAAGTAACGGCGGGGTTTCTAATAATCTCTTTCTTGCAGTAGCAGCGCTTATCGGTGCATATATGGCTATGAATATTGGAGCAAACGATGTTGCAAACAATGTTGGTCCGGCAGTCGGCTCCAAAGCACTTACGCTTACAACTGCTATTATTATTGCCGCTACATTCGAAGCCGCCGGTGCTCTTATTGCCGGTGGAGAAGTTGTAAAAACTATAAAAAACGGTATTATTGATATTTCTGCATTTCAAGGTGATACAAACCAGTTTATTTGGGCTATGATGGCTGCTCTTCTTGCCGCTGCATTATGGTTAAATTTTGCAACTATGATGAGAGCTCCTGTATCTACAACCCACTCTATTGTCGGCGCTGTTATGGGAGCAGGAATTGCAGCGGCAGGATTTAATATAGTTGATTGGGGAACAATGGGAAGCATAGCTGCTTCTTGGGTAATTTCACCAGTTTTAGGCGGTATAATTGCTGCTCTTTTTCTTTTTGCAATTAAAAAATCTATTGTATTTAAGGAGGACAAAGTTCAAGCCGCCAAAACCTATGTACCTATCTTTGTTGCAATTATGTCCCTAGCTTTTGTTACATATTTAATTCTAAAAGGTATTAAACGCATTTGGCCAAATATTTTAGAATTTCTTAATACTCTTCCGATGATATCTTTAGAGGTAACTAAAAAACCAACATTTGCAGTTGCATTGACAGCTGGATTTATAGTAGCCATTTTTGTTTACATACTTGTAAAAAAAAGAATAAATTCAAGCACTACCGTTCTTGAAAACACTAAAGATTCCGTAAACACTCTTTTTACAATTCCCCTTATTTTTTCTGCAGCCCTCTTAAGCTTTGCCCATGGCGCAAATGATGTTGCAAATGCTATTGGACCATTGGCTGCAATCAATGATGCCGTTGTAAATGGAGGAGTCACATCAGATGCTTCTATACCGTTATGGGTAATGGGAGTTGGGGCATTAGGAATCTCTCTTGGTCTTGCACTTTACGGCCCTAAACTTATCAAAACAGTCGGCAGCGAAATAACCGATTTGGATCAAATAAGAGCGTTCTCTATAGCAATGGCAGCATCTCTTACTGTTATCCTTGCTTCACAACTTGGTTTACCCGTCAGTTCAACGCATATTGCGATAGGCGGTGTGTTTGGTGTTGGTTTTTTAAGAGAGTGGCTTCACATAAAAGATGAAAAGAATCGAACCATAGAAGAGGATATCCTTACCATAGAAGACGAGCGGTTAAATAAAGATGCGTACGAATATGAGTTAAAAGAGCTACTAGACAAAAGTGAAAAGTTACAAAATGACTATGTTAGAATTGCAGAACTTTACAAACTAATCGAAAATGAAAAAAAGATAATAAAATCAACTAAAAAAAGTATCAAAAAAGCCAAAAAAATTCAATATGTCAGAAGAGATGCAGTAAAGAAAATAGTAGCGGCATGGCTTATAACAGTACCGGCTGCGGCTATACTTGCAGGATTGCTGTTTTTTACAATAAAAGGAATTATGATTTAA
- a CDS encoding peptidylprolyl isomerase, giving the protein MKKILLTLLIIFSINLNAQSEESYVVLETTQGVIELKLFPEVAPLAVENFITHVKNGYYDGVIFHRIIKDFMIQGGDPTGTGRGGESIWKRSFKDEFKDKLFSRAGVLAMANAGPNTNGSQFFITTAPTPWLNGRHTIFGQATPQSMSIIKKLENVPTLGRSGADRPIEEQKIIKAYIKKQ; this is encoded by the coding sequence ATGAAAAAAATTTTACTTACTTTGTTAATAATATTTTCTATAAATCTTAATGCTCAAAGTGAAGAGTCGTATGTTGTGCTGGAAACAACACAAGGGGTTATTGAACTTAAACTATTTCCAGAAGTAGCGCCTTTGGCAGTAGAAAATTTTATAACACATGTAAAAAACGGTTATTATGACGGAGTGATTTTTCACCGTATTATAAAAGATTTTATGATTCAAGGCGGAGATCCGACTGGAACAGGAAGAGGAGGTGAAAGCATCTGGAAAAGATCTTTTAAAGATGAGTTCAAAGATAAGCTTTTTTCGCGAGCAGGAGTTCTTGCAATGGCAAATGCGGGACCAAATACAAATGGAAGTCAATTTTTTATAACAACAGCTCCAACACCATGGTTAAATGGAAGACATACTATTTTTGGTCAAGCTACTCCACAATCTATGAGTATAATAAAAAAATTGGAAAATGTTCCTACGCTTGGAAGATCAGGCGCAGACAGACCAATAGAAGAACAAAAGATTATAAAAGCATATATCAAAAAACAGTAG
- a CDS encoding protein disulfide oxidoreductase, translating to MKDKIVKYVKEIIVFIVAIAISANIISFYRSNDLNKEALSISTVSLLNNTLYKVPKNKPILIHFWATWCPTCKVEAQNIERISKSFNVLTIAIKSGSDEEIREYLRSRDLTFKVVNDSDGQITQRYGVSVFPTTIIYDKEGSEVFSEVGYTTTIGLWLRMWIAGL from the coding sequence ATGAAAGATAAAATAGTTAAATATGTAAAAGAGATAATTGTTTTTATTGTTGCTATAGCAATATCTGCAAACATTATCAGTTTTTATAGAAGCAATGATTTAAATAAAGAAGCACTGAGTATATCAACTGTCTCATTACTAAATAATACTCTTTATAAAGTACCGAAAAACAAACCAATCTTAATCCATTTTTGGGCTACATGGTGCCCAACATGTAAAGTTGAAGCTCAAAATATAGAGAGAATTTCAAAGAGTTTTAATGTTTTAACGATTGCTATTAAATCCGGTAGCGATGAAGAGATACGCGAATATCTAAGAAGCCGTGATTTAACCTTTAAAGTTGTAAACGACAGTGACGGACAAATAACTCAAAGATATGGCGTTTCCGTCTTTCCTACTACTATTATTTATGACAAAGAGGGCAGTGAAGTTTTTAGTGAGGTAGGTTATACTACAACTATTGGATTGTGGCTTAGGATGTGGATAGCAGGATTATAA